GCGCTCGTTCCCGATCCGTGAGCTGCGGCTGTTCGCCTCCGCACGCTCCGCGGGCAGGAGCATCGACTTCGCCGGCACCCCGGTCGTCGTCGAGGACGTGGAGACCGCGGATGCCGCCGGCATCGAGATCGCCCTGTTCTCCGCCGGTGCCACCGCCAGCCGCGCCTACGCCGAGAAGTTCGCCGCAGCCGGCGCCGTGGTGGTCGACAACTCCAGCGCGTGGCGGATGGATCCCGAGGTTCCGCTGGTGGTCAGCGAGGTCAACCCGGATGCCATGGACGAGCGACCCAAGGGCATCATCGCCAACCCGAACTGCACCACGATGGCTGCGATGCCCGTGCTCAAGGCGCTGCACGCCGAGGCGGGCCTGGAGCGGCTGATCGTCAGCACCTACCAGGCCGTGTCCGGCTCCGGTCTGTCCGGCGCCCAGGAGCTGCTCGGCCAGGTGGAGGGCGTGCTCGCGCAGGGCGACACGCTGCGCCTCGTGCACGACGGCTCGGCGGTCGACTTCCCTGCGCCGAACAACTACGTCGCTCCCATCGCGTTCGACGTCATCCCGTTCGCCGGCAACCTCGTCGACGACGGCGACAACGAGACCGACGAAGAGAAGAAGCTCCGCAACGAGAGCCGCAAGATCCTCGGCCTGCCTGACCTGCGCGTCGCCGGCACATGCGTGCGCGTGCCGGTGTTCACCGGTCACTCGCTGTCGATCCATGCCGAGTTCGCGAACGACATCACGCCCGAGAGGGCGTACGAGGTGCTGGCATCCGCTCCCGGCGTCGCCGTCGAGGAGGTGCCCACGCCACTGCAGGCGGCGGGCAAGGACCCGAGCTTCGTCGGCCGGATCCGTGTCGACCAGTCCGCTCCGGAGGGCAAGGGGCTGGTGCTGTTCATCAGCAACGACAACCTGCGCAAGGGCGCGGCGCTGAACGCCGTGCAGATCGCTGAGGAGCTCACGCGGCGCCTCACACCCGCATCCGTCTGACGCTACAGCCCGTCTGCTTGTGCCGAATGCGGGTCCGTGGCGTCGGCAAGCCCGCATATGACACAAATAGAGGGGCTCTGCGGGGCGGGGAGCGGGGCGGAGAAGGCGACGGATGCCGACGGCTAGACTTGTCGGGTGACTGAAACCGTCGATGTCGTTCTGATCGGTGGGGGCATCATGTCCGCCACTCTGGGTACCCTGCTGCACGAGTTGCAGCCGGACTGGAAGATCGTCGCCTATGAGCGACTGAGCGATGTCGCACAGGAGAGCTCCAACCCCTGGAACAACGCCGGCACCGGACACTCGGCGCTGTGCGAGCTGAACTACATGCCGCAGGCCGCGGACGGCTCGATGGACCCCGCCAAGGCGGTCTCGATCAATGAGCAGTTCCAGCAGAGTCGTCAGTTCTGGTCGACTCTCATCGACCGCGGTGTGCTCGACGCACCCTCGACGTTCATCAACTCCACCCCGCACATGACCTTCGTGCGCGGCGAGAAGGACGTCGCCTTCCTCAAGGCCCGCTACGAGGTGCTCAAGAAGGAGCCGCTGTTCGAGAGCATCGAGTACAGCGAGGACTCCCGCGTCATCAACCAGTGGGCGCCGCTGCTGATGCAGAAGCGCCGCAAGGGCGAGCCGTTCGCGGCGACCCGGGTGACGGCCGGGACGGATGTCGACTTCGGTGCCCTCACCCATCAGCTCTTTGCGCACCTCGCGGATTCCGGTGTGCAGGTGCACACCGACCACGAGGTGCGCTCGCTCAAGCGCCAGAAGGACGGCACCTGGCGGGTCAAGTACCGCCAGACCATCGGCCGCACGCCGGGCGAGGTCAACGCCCGCTTCGTGTTCGTCGGCGCCGGCGGGTGGGCGCTCAAGCTGCTGCAGCGCAGCGGCATCCCCGAGATCAAGGGCTACGGAGTCTTCCCGATCGGCGGCCAGTTCCTCAAGACCAGCAACCCCGCCGTCGTTGCCCAGCACAAGGCGAAGGTGTACTCCCAGGCATCCGTCGGCGCCCCGCCGATGTCGGTGCCGCACCTCGACGCGCGCGTCGTCGACGGCGAGCACTCGCTGCTGTTCGGGCCGTTCGCGACCTTCAGCCCGAAGTTCCTGAAGAACGGCTCGATGCTCGACATCGTCACCCAGGTGCGCACGCACAACCTGTGGCCCATGCTGCGGGTCGCCTTCGCGAACCCCGACCTGATCACCTATCTACTGGGCGAGCTGGTCAAGACCCACGCCAAGAAGGTCGACAGCCTGCGCACCTTCATGCCCACCGCGAAGGACGAGGACTGGACGCTGATCCAGGCCGGCCAGCGCGCGCAGGTGATGAAGAAGGATCCGAAGAAGGGCGGCATCCTGCAGTTCGGCACCGAGGTCATCGCCTCGGAGGACGGCTCGATCTCCGGTCTCCTCGGCGCCTCCCCGGGGGCCTCGACCGCGGTGCCGATCATGCTGGGACTGCTCCAGCGCTGCTTCCCCGAGCAGTACACGGGCTGGGAGCCGACGCTGCGCGAGCTGATCCCGACACTGGGGGAGACCCTCAACGACAAGCCCGAGGCCGCCGTCGAGACGATGCAGGAGACTGCATCCGTTCTCGCCCTCTCGGCCTGACGGGGCCACCGTGGCGAAGCTGTACTTCCGCTACGGCGCGATGAACTCCGGCAAGTCGACGGCGCTGCTGCAGGCTGCATACAACTACGAGGAGCGCGGGCAGCGGGTGCTGCTGGCCAAGCCCGAGATCGACACCAAGGGCGCTTCGCAGGTGGAGAGCCGGCTCGGCATGACCCGGGAGGTCGACTTTCTGATCGGCCCGCAGGACGACGCCCGCGCCCTGTTCGCCAGGCACCGCGAGCGGGTGCGCAGCGAGGGCGACGAGGAGCTGCTGCCCACCGAGCCGGTCGACGTGGCCTGCCTGCTGATCGACGAGGCGCAGTTCCTCACGTCCGCGCAGATCGACGACCTGTTCCGCATCGCGGTGATCGACGGCATCCCGGTGATGGCCTACGGCATCCGCAACGACTTCCGCACCCACGCCTTCCCCGGATCGGCGCGGCTGCTGGCGATCGCGCACACGCTGGAGGAGCTGAAGACCATCTGCCGGTGCGGGCGCAAGGCCGTGTTCAACGGGCGCCTGGTCGACGGGCGCTTCGTCTTCGACGGCGACCAGGTGGCGATCGACGGCGCCGCGGTGACGTACGAGTCGCTGTGTGGCAACTGCTACCTGGAGGAGTCCGGCGGCGTTCTCGCATAGCTCGCCTTGCGTGGTCTGACCACACAGCGTACGCTGTGGTCAGACCACAGGAGGACGGATGCCGGAGATCACCGCTACGCAGCGTGCCTGGCGCACCGTGCTCGCCCGCATCGAGAGCGACTTGCTCGACGGCGTGCTCGGGCCGGGCGACCGGCTGCCCTCCGAGCGCGACCTCGCCGCAGACCTCGGGGTGGGCCGCTCCAGCGTACGCGAGGCGCTGCGCGTGCTCGAGGTGATGGGACTGATCCGCACCGCGACGGGCTCGGGGCCGCAGGCCGGCGCGATCGTCGTCGCCGCACCCTCCGGCGGCATGTCCACCCTGCTGCGGCTGCAGGTGGCCGCACAGGGCTTCCTGCTGACGGATGTCGTGCAGACCCGGCTGGTGCTCGAGGACTCGGTCGCCGCCCGGCTGTCCGCCGACCCGCAGCGCGATCTGACCGGCATCCGCGGCGTCC
Above is a window of Microbacterium suwonense DNA encoding:
- a CDS encoding thymidine kinase; protein product: MAKLYFRYGAMNSGKSTALLQAAYNYEERGQRVLLAKPEIDTKGASQVESRLGMTREVDFLIGPQDDARALFARHRERVRSEGDEELLPTEPVDVACLLIDEAQFLTSAQIDDLFRIAVIDGIPVMAYGIRNDFRTHAFPGSARLLAIAHTLEELKTICRCGRKAVFNGRLVDGRFVFDGDQVAIDGAAVTYESLCGNCYLEESGGVLA
- a CDS encoding aspartate-semialdehyde dehydrogenase, which gives rise to MTRISDSGFSIAIVGATGQVGTVMREILAERSFPIRELRLFASARSAGRSIDFAGTPVVVEDVETADAAGIEIALFSAGATASRAYAEKFAAAGAVVVDNSSAWRMDPEVPLVVSEVNPDAMDERPKGIIANPNCTTMAAMPVLKALHAEAGLERLIVSTYQAVSGSGLSGAQELLGQVEGVLAQGDTLRLVHDGSAVDFPAPNNYVAPIAFDVIPFAGNLVDDGDNETDEEKKLRNESRKILGLPDLRVAGTCVRVPVFTGHSLSIHAEFANDITPERAYEVLASAPGVAVEEVPTPLQAAGKDPSFVGRIRVDQSAPEGKGLVLFISNDNLRKGAALNAVQIAEELTRRLTPASV
- the mqo gene encoding malate dehydrogenase (quinone); translated protein: MSATLGTLLHELQPDWKIVAYERLSDVAQESSNPWNNAGTGHSALCELNYMPQAADGSMDPAKAVSINEQFQQSRQFWSTLIDRGVLDAPSTFINSTPHMTFVRGEKDVAFLKARYEVLKKEPLFESIEYSEDSRVINQWAPLLMQKRRKGEPFAATRVTAGTDVDFGALTHQLFAHLADSGVQVHTDHEVRSLKRQKDGTWRVKYRQTIGRTPGEVNARFVFVGAGGWALKLLQRSGIPEIKGYGVFPIGGQFLKTSNPAVVAQHKAKVYSQASVGAPPMSVPHLDARVVDGEHSLLFGPFATFSPKFLKNGSMLDIVTQVRTHNLWPMLRVAFANPDLITYLLGELVKTHAKKVDSLRTFMPTAKDEDWTLIQAGQRAQVMKKDPKKGGILQFGTEVIASEDGSISGLLGASPGASTAVPIMLGLLQRCFPEQYTGWEPTLRELIPTLGETLNDKPEAAVETMQETASVLALSA
- a CDS encoding FadR/GntR family transcriptional regulator, whose amino-acid sequence is MPEITATQRAWRTVLARIESDLLDGVLGPGDRLPSERDLAADLGVGRSSVREALRVLEVMGLIRTATGSGPQAGAIVVAAPSGGMSTLLRLQVAAQGFLLTDVVQTRLVLEDSVAARLSADPQRDLTGIRGVLTAMDADDLTAPEFLALDAELHYALAEASGNTVIAAMMAGLRTSIESYVLEGSARIDDWDAMASRLRAEHHAIVDAIDEGRTDAARALVHDHITGYYTAAGLVPGEH